Proteins from a genomic interval of Nocardioidaceae bacterium:
- the lysA gene encoding diaminopimelate decarboxylase, translating to MRAHEAGWAHADGAFSGPPWLRAPEDVGALVPRLWSRTARKREDGVLEVGGVALTDLAAEHGTAAYVLDEEDFRHRARAFRDAFAGWDVCYAGKAFLCGEVVRWLAEDGLHLDVCSAGELELALRGGFDPARLTLHGNNKSAGLLAHAVARGVGRVVVDSFDEIERIAALARTGAPPVRVMVRVTAGVEAHTHEYIATSHEDQKFGFSLAAGDAFEGVRRLLAVATDTDGGVEVLGLHSHIGSQIFDTAGFEVAARRVLGLAARVRAELGVELPELDLGGGFGIAYTTQDDPADPVRLAGSMDRIVAEECERSGLAVPRLSIEPGRAIAGPATCTVYSVGTVKRVALDGGAARTYVSVDGGMSDNVRTALYDADYSCTLASRASEAAPVLSRVVGSHCEAGDIVVKDEFLPGDLAPGDLVAVPATGAYCRSLSSNYNHALRPPVIAVADGRSRVLLRRETYADLFATDVSLGDGGAAAGTAGRDGARMGGDEHV from the coding sequence ATGAGGGCGCACGAGGCCGGCTGGGCCCACGCGGACGGAGCGTTCTCGGGGCCCCCGTGGCTGCGTGCGCCCGAGGACGTGGGCGCGCTGGTGCCACGGCTGTGGTCGCGCACGGCGCGCAAGCGCGAGGACGGGGTGCTCGAGGTCGGGGGAGTGGCACTCACCGACCTGGCGGCGGAGCACGGCACCGCCGCGTACGTGCTCGACGAGGAGGACTTCCGGCACCGGGCGCGCGCCTTCCGCGACGCCTTCGCCGGGTGGGACGTCTGCTACGCCGGCAAGGCGTTCCTGTGCGGTGAGGTGGTGCGCTGGCTGGCCGAGGACGGTCTGCACCTCGACGTCTGCTCCGCCGGCGAGCTGGAGCTGGCCCTGCGCGGAGGGTTCGACCCCGCACGCCTCACGCTGCACGGCAACAACAAGTCCGCAGGTCTCCTGGCGCACGCCGTGGCGCGCGGGGTGGGACGCGTCGTGGTCGACAGCTTCGACGAGATCGAGCGCATCGCCGCCCTCGCTCGCACCGGAGCGCCACCGGTGCGCGTGATGGTGCGCGTCACGGCCGGCGTCGAGGCACACACCCACGAGTACATCGCCACCAGCCACGAGGACCAGAAGTTCGGCTTCTCCCTCGCTGCGGGCGACGCCTTCGAGGGCGTACGCCGACTCCTCGCCGTGGCGACGGACACCGACGGCGGGGTCGAGGTCCTCGGCCTGCACTCCCACATCGGATCGCAGATCTTCGACACGGCCGGCTTCGAGGTGGCCGCCCGCCGCGTGCTCGGCCTCGCGGCGCGGGTGCGCGCCGAGCTCGGGGTGGAGCTGCCCGAGCTGGACCTCGGCGGCGGGTTCGGCATCGCGTACACGACCCAGGACGACCCGGCCGACCCGGTCCGCCTCGCGGGGTCCATGGATCGCATCGTGGCCGAGGAGTGCGAACGCTCGGGGCTCGCGGTGCCGCGGCTGTCCATCGAGCCGGGTCGCGCGATCGCCGGGCCTGCGACGTGCACCGTGTACTCCGTCGGCACGGTCAAGCGGGTCGCCCTCGACGGTGGTGCCGCACGCACGTACGTCTCCGTCGACGGCGGGATGAGCGACAACGTCCGCACCGCGCTCTACGACGCCGACTACTCCTGCACCCTGGCCTCCCGCGCGTCCGAGGCCGCCCCGGTGCTGAGCCGCGTGGTCGGGTCCCACTGCGAGGCCGGCGACATCGTGGTCAAGGACGAGTTCCTGCCGGGCGACCTGGCCCCCGGCGACCTGGTCGCGGTGCCCGCGACGGGGGCGTACTGCCGCTCGTTGTCCAGCAACTACAACCACGCCCTGCGTCCGCCGGTGATCGCCGTCGCGGACGGTCGCAGCCGCGTCCTGCTGCGCCGTGAGACCTACGCCGACCTCTTCGCCACCGATGTGTCGCTGGGCGACGGCGGTGCGGCGGCGGGCACGGCGGGCCGCGACGGTGCGAGGATGGGTGGCGATGAGCACGTCTGA
- the rpmE gene encoding 50S ribosomal protein L31 produces MQNDIHPDYTVTQVTCTCGAQFTTRSTSSSGTMHADVCSQCHPFYTGKQKILDTGGRVARWEARYGKKKADASS; encoded by the coding sequence ATGCAGAACGACATCCACCCGGACTACACGGTCACCCAGGTCACCTGCACCTGCGGTGCTCAGTTCACGACACGCAGCACGTCGTCGAGCGGCACGATGCACGCCGACGTCTGCTCGCAGTGCCACCCGTTCTACACGGGCAAGCAGAAGATCCTCGACACCGGCGGCCGTGTGGCCCGCTGGGAGGCGCGCTACGGCAAGAAGAAGGCTGACGCCTCCAGCTGA
- a CDS encoding homoserine kinase, translating to MWSPRRVRVSVPATSANLGPGFDSLGMALSLYDEVTAEVPADAPAGLVEVHVEGEGAGTVPTDASHLVVRAMLACFGAMQLPPPPLRLACRNVVPHSRGLGSSAAAIVAGVVLARALVVDGVERLDDAGVLGLAADLEGHPDNVAPALLGGFTISGRDEAGRWYAVPSPLSPHLRAVAMVPPDPVSTEVARGLLPATVPHAEAAANSGRTALLVAALAQRVELLHEATRDWLHQQQREPAMPATLAQVRDLRARGVAATVSGAGPTVLALGGEDLDDLVGPAPQGWARHVLRPDTAGARLQVLDD from the coding sequence GTGTGGTCCCCGCGCCGCGTCCGGGTGAGCGTGCCCGCGACGAGCGCGAACCTCGGGCCCGGCTTCGACTCGCTCGGGATGGCGCTGTCGCTGTACGACGAGGTCACCGCCGAGGTGCCCGCCGACGCGCCCGCGGGGCTGGTGGAGGTGCACGTCGAGGGTGAAGGGGCCGGCACCGTCCCCACGGACGCCTCGCACCTGGTCGTACGCGCGATGCTCGCCTGCTTCGGCGCGATGCAGCTGCCCCCGCCGCCCCTGCGCCTGGCGTGCCGCAACGTGGTGCCGCACAGCCGCGGGCTCGGCTCGTCCGCGGCGGCGATCGTGGCCGGGGTCGTGCTCGCCCGCGCCCTGGTGGTCGACGGCGTCGAGCGGCTCGACGACGCCGGCGTGCTGGGTCTCGCCGCCGACCTCGAGGGTCACCCGGACAACGTCGCCCCGGCGCTGCTCGGCGGGTTCACCATCAGTGGGCGCGACGAGGCGGGGCGCTGGTACGCGGTCCCCTCGCCCCTCTCCCCGCACCTGCGGGCCGTGGCCATGGTGCCGCCGGACCCGGTGTCGACCGAGGTCGCGCGTGGTCTGCTGCCTGCGACCGTGCCGCACGCCGAGGCCGCCGCGAACTCGGGGCGTACGGCCCTGCTCGTCGCGGCCCTCGCCCAGCGCGTCGAGCTGCTGCACGAGGCGACCCGCGACTGGCTGCACCAGCAGCAGCGTGAGCCCGCGATGCCCGCGACTCTGGCCCAGGTGCGCGATCTGAGGGCCCGCGGCGTGGCGGCGACCGTCAGCGGTGCCGGGCCCACCGTGCTGGCGCTCGGCGGCGAGGACCTCGACGACCTCGTCGGACCAGCACCGCAGGGATGGGCCCGCCACGTGCTCCGCCCCGACACCGCGGGCGCGCGCCTGCAGGTGCTCGACGATTGA
- a CDS encoding threonine synthase — MTATRVEGRSTGVHQWRGVIEEYRAWLDVPEGLPAMTLGEGGTPLVASDWLSDLTGGEVWLKVEGDNPTGSFKDRGMTTAMSVAKAEGAQACVCASTGNTSASMAAYAAKSRMKPLVLVPQGKISAGKMAQAIVHGAQVIMVRGNFDDCLRISRSMAEHYPVALVNSVNPARLQGQKTASFEVVDRLGDAPDFHLLPVGNAGNISAYWMGYKEYAEAGRTTKRPVMRAFQAEGAAPLVTGEPFPEPETVATAIRIGNPASWKLADAAAAESGGRFAAVSDDQILHAQRQLACNDGVFVEPASASGIAGMLTEVERGESYRGKTVVVTVTGHGLKDVDTALSSFTDLVDTVIDADVDAAARAAGLV, encoded by the coding sequence ATGACGGCGACACGGGTCGAGGGACGGAGCACCGGCGTGCACCAGTGGCGCGGAGTGATCGAGGAGTACCGCGCGTGGCTCGACGTGCCCGAGGGTCTGCCGGCGATGACACTCGGCGAGGGCGGCACCCCCCTGGTCGCCTCCGACTGGCTCTCCGACCTCACCGGCGGTGAGGTCTGGCTGAAGGTCGAGGGCGACAACCCGACGGGGTCGTTCAAGGACCGTGGCATGACCACGGCGATGTCGGTCGCCAAGGCCGAGGGGGCGCAGGCGTGCGTGTGCGCCTCGACCGGCAACACCTCGGCGTCGATGGCTGCGTACGCCGCCAAGTCCCGCATGAAGCCCCTGGTGCTGGTGCCGCAGGGCAAGATCTCCGCCGGCAAGATGGCTCAGGCGATCGTGCACGGCGCCCAGGTGATCATGGTGCGCGGCAACTTCGACGACTGCCTGCGGATCTCGCGGTCCATGGCCGAGCACTACCCGGTCGCTCTCGTGAACTCGGTCAACCCGGCCCGTCTCCAGGGCCAGAAGACAGCCTCGTTCGAGGTCGTCGACCGCCTCGGTGATGCGCCGGACTTCCACCTGTTGCCGGTCGGCAACGCCGGCAACATCTCGGCGTACTGGATGGGATACAAGGAGTACGCCGAGGCCGGCCGCACGACGAAGCGTCCGGTGATGCGGGCCTTCCAGGCCGAGGGGGCCGCCCCCTTGGTCACCGGCGAGCCGTTCCCGGAGCCGGAGACCGTCGCCACGGCCATCCGCATCGGCAACCCGGCCTCGTGGAAGCTCGCCGACGCGGCGGCGGCGGAGTCCGGAGGACGCTTCGCGGCGGTCAGCGACGATCAGATCCTGCACGCGCAGCGACAGCTGGCGTGCAACGACGGCGTGTTCGTCGAGCCCGCCTCGGCCTCGGGCATCGCCGGCATGCTGACCGAGGTGGAGCGTGGGGAGTCCTACCGCGGCAAGACCGTCGTGGTCACGGTCACCGGTCACGGGCTGAAGGACGTCGACACGGCCCTGTCCTCCTTCACCGACCTCGTCGACACCGTCATCGACGCCGACGTGGACGCGGCGGCCCGGGCCGCCGGACTGGTCTGA
- the rho gene encoding transcription termination factor Rho, translating to MTDNGAPARPDPRAGLESMKMPELKTLAAGLGVKGAGSLRKGPLVEAILATQGLGSGRAGSAPAGEGPPAKDTAAKDTAAKDTVAKDKTAAASAATDRSSDQKADQKADQKSEQKSEQKPQQKTDKKSGGPGGEADQPARQKGQGGDSPARGKKQGGEASADQKNQSNQSNQSNQSNQSNQGGQPHRGNQGNQGNQGNQSNQDDDDDENGSRRNRRRRGRDRNERGRRGEPDLAVYEDDVLVPAAGILDVLDNYAFVRTSGYLPGPDDVYVSLSMVRKFGLRRGDAVVGQVRQPREGERKEKFNPLVKIELVNGAEPGQTGTRPVYEELTPVFPDERLRLETDPEEMTGRVIDLVAPLGKGQRTLVLSPTSGGRSTLLRRVAAALPQNHPECHVMVVLVDERPEEVTELQRTVRGEVIASTCDRPATDHTTLAELAVERAKRLVELGHDVVVLFDGLSRLARAYNLAAPAGGRVLPGGLDTTAVLPVKQLFGAARNVEDGGSLTMVATAAVDNGSEADEMILEEVRGAATGQVRLRRDLVESGLVPAVDIRQCWTLREELLGDAAGLEQVRALRQEAVTAEPATAAGALSVLLGRLGSRRSNVEVLRSQDRA from the coding sequence GTGACCGACAACGGTGCACCTGCCCGCCCCGACCCGCGAGCGGGTCTGGAGTCCATGAAGATGCCGGAGCTCAAGACCCTGGCGGCCGGGCTCGGCGTCAAGGGCGCCGGGTCCCTGCGCAAGGGACCGCTGGTCGAGGCGATCCTCGCGACGCAGGGCCTGGGTTCCGGCCGCGCCGGTTCAGCCCCTGCCGGCGAAGGCCCGCCGGCGAAGGACACGGCAGCGAAGGACACGGCAGCGAAGGACACGGTCGCGAAGGACAAGACAGCAGCGGCTTCCGCCGCGACCGACCGGTCGTCGGACCAGAAGGCGGACCAGAAGGCGGACCAGAAGTCCGAGCAGAAGTCCGAGCAGAAGCCTCAGCAGAAGACGGACAAGAAGTCGGGTGGGCCCGGGGGAGAGGCTGACCAGCCCGCGCGGCAGAAGGGCCAGGGCGGTGACTCGCCCGCGCGTGGGAAGAAGCAGGGCGGCGAGGCGTCGGCGGACCAGAAGAACCAGTCGAACCAGTCGAACCAGTCGAACCAGTCGAACCAGTCGAACCAGGGCGGCCAGCCCCACCGCGGCAACCAGGGCAACCAGGGCAACCAGGGCAACCAGTCGAACCAGGATGATGACGACGACGAGAACGGCAGCCGCCGCAACCGTCGTCGGCGGGGCCGGGACCGCAACGAGCGCGGCCGCCGGGGCGAGCCGGACCTCGCCGTGTACGAGGACGACGTGCTCGTTCCTGCGGCCGGCATCCTCGATGTCCTCGACAACTACGCCTTCGTGCGTACGAGCGGCTACCTGCCAGGTCCCGACGACGTGTACGTCTCCCTGTCGATGGTGCGCAAGTTCGGCCTGCGCCGCGGTGACGCGGTCGTCGGGCAGGTCCGCCAGCCCCGCGAGGGTGAGCGCAAGGAGAAGTTCAACCCGCTGGTGAAGATCGAGCTCGTCAACGGCGCCGAGCCGGGCCAGACGGGTACCCGCCCGGTCTACGAGGAGCTCACCCCGGTCTTCCCCGACGAGCGGCTGCGGCTCGAGACCGATCCCGAGGAGATGACCGGTCGGGTGATCGACCTCGTCGCCCCGCTCGGGAAGGGCCAGCGCACCCTGGTGCTCTCACCCACCTCGGGAGGTCGCTCCACGCTGCTCCGGCGCGTCGCCGCCGCGCTGCCGCAGAACCACCCGGAGTGCCACGTCATGGTCGTGCTCGTCGACGAGCGCCCCGAGGAGGTCACCGAGCTGCAGCGTACGGTCCGCGGCGAGGTCATCGCCTCGACCTGCGACCGTCCGGCGACCGACCACACCACCCTGGCCGAGCTCGCGGTCGAGCGAGCCAAGCGGCTCGTCGAGCTCGGGCACGACGTGGTCGTGCTCTTCGACGGTCTCTCGCGGTTGGCCCGTGCCTACAACCTGGCGGCGCCTGCGGGCGGGCGGGTCCTCCCCGGTGGTCTCGACACCACGGCCGTGCTGCCCGTGAAGCAGTTGTTCGGCGCCGCGCGCAACGTCGAGGACGGGGGGTCCCTGACGATGGTGGCGACGGCGGCGGTCGACAACGGGTCCGAGGCCGACGAGATGATCCTGGAGGAGGTCCGGGGGGCTGCGACCGGTCAGGTGCGCCTGCGTCGGGACCTCGTCGAGAGCGGTCTGGTGCCCGCGGTGGACATCCGGCAGTGCTGGACGCTGCGGGAGGAGCTCCTCGGCGACGCCGCCGGGTTGGAGCAGGTGCGCGCACTGCGCCAGGAGGCGGTCACGGCCGAGCCGGCCACGGCGGCGGGGGCTCTGTCGGTGCTCCTGGGCCGTCTGGGGTCGCGTCGGAGCAACGTCGAGGTGCTGAGGAGTCAGGACCGGGCCTGA
- a CDS encoding HEAT repeat domain-containing protein yields MTSGSLTSPFLLAVPTALAACSAVALVATLVVMRLRAPRQSAARAARQAAVRDLLFAALMGEPDEAVAARADLGRRHGAAWSVAEQQAFGMLPKIKGHSRTALVQVLDDKGAAERAVAKTAAWSWVRRCQGAYELGALGARTGVPILLPMLDDSNFVVRRVAVRALGAIGEPASVTPLLQVAGEEPRLTNDLVFALDHLALDAAPALRTELHRALEQRGGGGRQAALAATGLGLIGDVGSAALLVRALASGRPEVQVAAAEALGRLGVPDALPALVSALEVDDEAVRLAAVTALGELAADQAASALSRWLDSDHHEIGRQAAASLVRLPSGPQVLAASASPFAREALAMAPSPVPGP; encoded by the coding sequence GTGACCTCCGGGTCCCTCACCTCCCCCTTCCTCCTCGCTGTCCCCACCGCCCTCGCGGCGTGCTCTGCCGTCGCCCTGGTGGCGACCCTGGTCGTGATGCGTCTGCGTGCGCCCCGGCAGTCGGCGGCGCGTGCCGCCCGGCAGGCGGCGGTGCGTGACCTGCTCTTCGCCGCCCTCATGGGTGAGCCCGACGAGGCCGTCGCAGCGCGCGCGGACCTGGGGAGACGTCACGGCGCGGCCTGGTCCGTCGCCGAGCAGCAGGCGTTCGGCATGCTCCCCAAGATCAAGGGTCATTCGCGCACCGCGCTCGTGCAGGTCCTCGACGACAAGGGAGCCGCCGAGCGCGCCGTCGCGAAGACCGCCGCGTGGTCGTGGGTGCGACGCTGCCAGGGGGCGTACGAGCTGGGTGCTCTCGGCGCACGCACGGGCGTACCGATCCTGCTGCCGATGCTCGACGACTCGAACTTCGTGGTCAGACGCGTCGCCGTGCGCGCCCTCGGCGCGATCGGGGAGCCCGCGTCGGTGACGCCGCTGCTCCAGGTGGCGGGCGAGGAGCCGCGGTTGACCAACGACCTCGTCTTCGCTCTCGACCACCTCGCGCTGGACGCCGCCCCTGCCCTGCGGACGGAGCTTCACCGTGCGCTCGAGCAGCGGGGCGGCGGTGGCCGCCAGGCCGCCCTCGCGGCGACCGGGCTCGGGCTGATCGGCGATGTCGGCAGCGCTGCGCTGTTGGTGCGCGCGCTGGCGTCAGGTCGTCCGGAGGTGCAGGTGGCGGCGGCGGAGGCACTGGGTCGTCTCGGCGTGCCCGACGCGCTGCCGGCCCTCGTCTCCGCCCTCGAGGTCGATGACGAGGCGGTCAGGCTCGCTGCGGTGACGGCGCTCGGTGAGCTGGCTGCGGACCAGGCCGCGTCCGCCCTCTCGCGCTGGCTGGACTCCGATCACCACGAGATCGGTCGGCAGGCCGCAGCCTCGCTGGTGCGTCTGCCGTCGGGTCCGCAGGTCCTGGCGGCGTCGGCGTCGCCCTTCGCCAGGGAGGCCCTCGCGATGGCGCCGTCGCCTGTCCCGGGGCCGTGA
- a CDS encoding glycosyltransferase family 2 protein, which produces MSMTPIAVSGVVVTWLVLVTAAYGALRHLGLLALTGSAFAEARVYRRRRAFAAYDESFGDPLARGVSLVVAVRDRADDVVDLVRSMTSLRYPEFDLVVVDDGSEDGTATVLVEALGLREVPVTGSGALMVRAPVTACWHGRRGGVGVTLLRKEAAGLADAWNAGADVARHPLCVVVDAQVTLDPDALLHVARPFADDPQRMVATTGVVRVLNGCTVRGGRVTEVAMPRRWIERVQVVDYLQGFLVDRAGWSSLGALPRLAPEIAAFRRDRLREVGGWRSDLAQPHVELVARLHRWAGDNGRAARLVFVTEPVAWVPVAADRAGAIAASAREQAGVATALRHHARLLGRSRYGAAGLLSYPWLLVFSLLSPVVELVAMTLSAVVLGVTALRVAGVEVDAALPGWGALVLLALSWPVAGVLLGWATLLVDELSLSRYTGVRDLLAALWGVVLLHTVWRWLTTLPRLRTTWSILAGGAQAGRLGDPRRDCHTGESAPVHAHRR; this is translated from the coding sequence ATGTCGATGACCCCGATCGCGGTCTCCGGTGTCGTCGTGACGTGGCTCGTCCTCGTGACGGCTGCGTACGGGGCGCTGCGCCACCTCGGGCTCCTGGCCCTCACGGGCTCCGCCTTCGCCGAGGCGCGGGTGTATCGGCGGCGTCGGGCCTTCGCGGCGTACGACGAGAGCTTCGGCGACCCGCTGGCGCGCGGGGTCAGCCTCGTGGTCGCCGTCCGTGACCGTGCCGACGACGTCGTCGACCTGGTGCGCTCGATGACCTCGTTGCGCTACCCGGAGTTCGACCTGGTGGTGGTCGACGACGGCTCCGAGGACGGCACGGCGACGGTCCTCGTGGAGGCCCTCGGGCTCCGCGAGGTACCCGTGACCGGTTCCGGTGCTCTGATGGTCCGAGCGCCCGTGACCGCCTGCTGGCACGGCCGGCGCGGCGGGGTCGGCGTCACGCTTCTGCGCAAGGAGGCCGCAGGGCTCGCGGACGCGTGGAACGCCGGGGCGGACGTCGCTCGTCACCCGCTGTGCGTGGTGGTGGACGCGCAGGTGACCCTCGACCCCGACGCCCTCCTGCACGTCGCCCGCCCGTTCGCGGACGACCCGCAGCGCATGGTCGCCACCACCGGCGTGGTCCGTGTCCTCAACGGCTGCACGGTGCGCGGCGGACGTGTGACCGAGGTGGCGATGCCGCGACGGTGGATCGAGCGGGTGCAGGTGGTGGACTACCTGCAGGGCTTCCTGGTCGACCGGGCCGGGTGGTCCTCGCTCGGGGCGCTGCCCCGTCTGGCTCCTGAGATCGCTGCATTCCGGCGGGACCGGCTGCGCGAGGTGGGCGGATGGCGCAGCGACCTGGCCCAGCCTCACGTCGAGCTGGTCGCCCGCCTGCACCGGTGGGCCGGCGACAACGGCCGGGCGGCCCGCCTCGTGTTCGTCACCGAGCCCGTGGCATGGGTCCCGGTGGCCGCTGACCGGGCGGGGGCGATCGCTGCGTCCGCCCGCGAGCAGGCCGGGGTGGCGACGGCCTTGCGCCACCATGCCCGGCTGCTGGGCAGGTCCCGGTACGGCGCCGCGGGTCTCCTGTCCTACCCGTGGCTGCTCGTCTTCTCCCTGCTGAGTCCGGTCGTCGAGCTGGTCGCGATGACGCTGAGCGCAGTGGTGCTGGGCGTGACCGCGCTGCGGGTGGCCGGTGTCGAGGTGGACGCCGCGCTGCCCGGATGGGGTGCGCTCGTGCTCCTTGCGCTGAGCTGGCCGGTGGCCGGGGTGCTCCTGGGGTGGGCGACGCTGCTGGTCGACGAGCTGTCCCTGAGTCGCTACACCGGCGTACGCGACCTGCTCGCCGCCCTGTGGGGCGTGGTGCTGCTGCACACCGTGTGGCGCTGGTTGACCACCCTGCCGCGCCTCCGGACGACCTGGTCGATCCTCGCGGGAGGGGCGCAGGCCGGCCGGCTGGGAGATCCTCGTCGCGACTGTCATACTGGTGAGTCGGCCCCGGTTCACGCTCACCGCCGGTGA
- a CDS encoding response regulator: MAKIVVADDDTDIRELVVFKLRQSGHEVVPVGDGAAAVEACQAEDPDLVVLDVMMPGMSGLDAARALRSDARFLALPIIMLTARAQESDIEQGFEAGADDYVVKPFSPRELASRVAAVLARSRA; this comes from the coding sequence ATGGCCAAGATCGTCGTTGCCGACGATGACACGGACATCCGTGAGCTCGTCGTCTTCAAGCTCCGGCAGTCCGGTCACGAGGTCGTCCCCGTCGGCGACGGTGCGGCCGCCGTCGAGGCCTGCCAGGCGGAGGATCCCGACCTCGTGGTCCTGGACGTGATGATGCCCGGCATGAGCGGCCTCGACGCAGCGCGTGCACTGCGCTCCGACGCACGCTTCCTGGCACTCCCGATCATCATGCTGACCGCTCGGGCGCAGGAGTCCGACATCGAGCAGGGCTTCGAGGCCGGCGCCGACGACTACGTCGTCAAGCCGTTCAGTCCTCGCGAGCTCGCATCCCGGGTGGCCGCCGTGCTCGCCCGGAGCCGGGCGTGA
- a CDS encoding homoserine dehydrogenase, with protein MSTSEESSAPSTARPLGVAVLGCGVVGSQVVRLLREQASDLAARVGAPVELRGVAVRRLDHERDVDVPGELLTTDAEALVARDDVDLVVEVIGGIEPARALILGALAHGASVVSANKALVAEDGPTLFDAAATAGRDLFYEAAVAGAIPILRPLVESLAGDRVTRVLGIVNGTTNFILDRMDTSGAGFHDALEEAQALGYAEADPTADVEGFDAAAKAAILASLAFHTRVNAADVHREGITEVTARDVAAAREMGCVVKLLAICERHVTPTGTTVSARVHPAMIPETHPLASVREAYNAVFVESDAAGELMFYGPGAGGAPTASAVMGDLVTAARNRVARVSHGGDTAYESHPVRAMGEVETRYFVAIDVDDKAGVLASVAQAFAEHGVSIQTVKQQGRGDDAELSVVSHRATDESLAATVRSLEGMAFVREVTSVMRVEGE; from the coding sequence ATGAGCACGTCTGAGGAGTCCTCCGCCCCGTCCACCGCCCGACCGCTGGGGGTGGCGGTGCTGGGCTGCGGTGTCGTGGGCAGCCAGGTGGTGCGGCTGCTCAGGGAGCAGGCGTCGGACCTGGCCGCCCGCGTGGGGGCGCCCGTGGAGCTTCGTGGCGTCGCCGTCCGGCGCCTGGACCACGAGCGCGACGTGGACGTGCCGGGGGAGCTGCTGACCACAGACGCCGAGGCGCTGGTCGCGCGTGACGACGTCGACCTCGTCGTCGAGGTGATCGGCGGGATCGAGCCGGCTCGCGCCCTGATCCTCGGTGCTCTCGCGCACGGGGCCAGCGTGGTGAGCGCCAACAAGGCGCTGGTCGCCGAGGACGGGCCGACCCTCTTCGACGCGGCGGCGACCGCCGGCCGGGACCTGTTCTACGAGGCGGCGGTCGCGGGCGCGATCCCGATCCTGCGCCCCCTGGTGGAGTCCCTGGCCGGTGACCGCGTCACCCGCGTGCTCGGCATCGTCAACGGCACCACCAACTTCATCCTCGACAGGATGGACACCTCCGGGGCGGGTTTCCACGACGCCTTGGAGGAGGCGCAGGCGCTCGGCTACGCCGAGGCGGACCCGACGGCCGACGTCGAGGGCTTCGACGCCGCGGCGAAGGCCGCGATCCTCGCCAGCCTCGCCTTCCACACCCGCGTGAACGCGGCCGACGTCCACCGCGAGGGCATCACCGAGGTCACCGCCCGGGACGTGGCGGCCGCCCGCGAGATGGGGTGCGTCGTCAAGCTGCTGGCGATCTGCGAGCGGCACGTCACCCCGACCGGCACCACGGTCTCCGCGCGGGTGCACCCGGCGATGATCCCCGAGACGCACCCGCTGGCGAGCGTGCGCGAGGCGTACAACGCGGTCTTCGTCGAGTCCGACGCCGCGGGCGAGCTGATGTTCTACGGCCCGGGCGCCGGGGGGGCGCCGACGGCCAGCGCCGTCATGGGCGACCTCGTCACCGCCGCCCGCAACCGCGTGGCCCGGGTCAGCCACGGCGGCGACACGGCGTACGAGTCGCACCCGGTGCGTGCCATGGGCGAGGTCGAGACGCGCTACTTCGTGGCCATCGACGTCGACGACAAGGCCGGCGTCCTCGCGAGCGTGGCGCAGGCCTTCGCCGAGCACGGCGTCTCGATCCAGACGGTGAAGCAGCAGGGTCGAGGTGACGACGCAGAGCTGAGCGTCGTCTCCCACCGCGCGACCGACGAGTCGCTGGCGGCGACCGTGAGGTCGCTCGAGGGCATGGCGTTCGTGCGTGAGGTGACCTCGGTGATGCGAGTGGAGGGCGAATGA